Part of the Paenibacillus terrae HPL-003 genome is shown below.
CCGCCGTTGTCCGCCACCGTCATCTGGCTCTACAGCCTTGCCAGCGGCTGTTTCGGTGCCTTGCTCTTGCAGTACTGCCGCATACTCGCTCAGGGCAACCTCGCCAAACGGGGTCAGCCTGTAGCGGCCACGAGCTACACGCTCAAACCAGCCGTAGTAGTTGTGCTGGAGCACGGCTGCGGCCCCGCTGACGGCTGCTGTACGGGCGAGCTGCGCCGGTGCGGCTTCCCCCAGGCCCTGTAAGGCCGCGGCCACGCGCAGCGCTTTTTCCCGATAGGCCGTGACCAGCTTGCGCCGGGTACTGCCGCCGGTGTTATGGTCGCCGCTGCGTGCGTGAAACTCTCGCAGCAGCTTTTCCTTGCGCGAGCCGGGGCGGGCTGTCGCCGTTTTGCGGTCACCACCGTTCGTGCCCGCCGGCTTGCAAAGTATCTCTACGAGCGGCGGCTTGGTCTTGTAATGGGTGACGGTGAGCATGCCCAGCCCTAACTGGCGGCACAGTCCGACCAGCTCGTTCCAGCGCTGATTGACAGCCCCTTTTTTCGCACGGTTTCGTTCCACCGCCACATACACATTGCTGCTTAGCTTCAGGCGCTGCATGCCTTGCAGCACCAGTGCCAGATTGAACGTTTTTTTTATCTCCACAATCAGTGGCTCCTGTTGTCCTGGTTTCATACCCACCAAATCGCAGTTACGCACTTCTCCCTTGATTTCGTATCCCAAGCTCTCAAAAAAGGCTTTGATTGGAGCGTACAGCTCCGTCTCATGCCGAACCGCCATGCTTCTCCCGCTCCTTTATCCCATTATTCCGAGCTTATATTGTACCATAATGCGTCAGGTCCGCGTCTTTGTTGTATATTTTAGCACAGTGCATCTCTCTGTTTTTCGAAAAAGCAGGGGAATCTGTCACAAAATAGGTCAATTCTGAAATCAATCTGCATAGGTATGTATTACACTTTTTTTAAGAGGATTGCATCATATCCTGAAAGGCGTGGACGAGTGTAGCCATTAACCATCCAGAGTGGAGGATAGTCATTACGCAGTCATGGGAGGAACCGAGCATGAATATTTTTGAACGCGTTGCGGAGTACCGGGCGGAAAACAACCGTCTGGCCTGGAGCGGCACTTTTAGAGAGTATATCGAGATACTCAAGAAAGACCCGACGCCGGCGATGACCGCTCATGCACGGGTTTACAAGATGATTGAATCTTTTGGTGTAGAAGAGGTTGGGGGACATAAGCGATATAAATTTTTCGAGCAGGAGATTTTTGGGCTGGACCGGGCGCTGGAAAAGCTGGTGGAGGAATACTTCCATTCCTCAGCTCGACGACTGGATGTGCGCAAACGAATTCTTCTCTTAATGGGACCTGTCAGTGGGGGGAAATCGACACTGGTCACGTTGCTAAAACGTGGTCTGGAGAAATTTTCGAGAACGGATCAGGGAGCAGTGTACGCGATTGAAGGCTGCCCCATGCACGAAGACCCGCTTCATCTGATTCCCCATGAGCTGCGTCCCGAATTTGAAAAGGAGCTGGGCGTGCGTATTGAAGGTAATCTCTGCCCAGCCTGCCAGATGAGATTGCGCACGGAATTTGATGGCGATATTGAAAAGGTCCGCGTGGAGCGGGTGTTTATATCGGAAGAAAATCGGATCGGCATCGGTACATTCAGTCCTTCTGATCCGAAGTCACAGGATATTGCTGATTTGACGGGCAGCATCGACTTTTCTACGATTACAGAGTATGGCTCGGAATCCG
Proteins encoded:
- a CDS encoding DUF2161 domain-containing phosphodiesterase, yielding MAVRHETELYAPIKAFFESLGYEIKGEVRNCDLVGMKPGQQEPLIVEIKKTFNLALVLQGMQRLKLSSNVYVAVERNRAKKGAVNQRWNELVGLCRQLGLGMLTVTHYKTKPPLVEILCKPAGTNGGDRKTATARPGSRKEKLLREFHARSGDHNTGGSTRRKLVTAYREKALRVAAALQGLGEAAPAQLARTAAVSGAAAVLQHNYYGWFERVARGRYRLTPFGEVALSEYAAVLQEQGTETAAGKAVEPDDGGGQRRIAEAPAAYSATTNAEDH